The following are encoded in a window of Spea bombifrons isolate aSpeBom1 chromosome 2, aSpeBom1.2.pri, whole genome shotgun sequence genomic DNA:
- the TEX49 gene encoding testis-expressed protein 49 yields the protein MAFFGITLLGYQDPFRAARIKEIYRNGDTGGEGESDPAKFPALVSSSPYVSHGRYRETVTRQQALRTPKQTQQMPLTTNQHYGWWLPQDPKVKTESVHPWIQAPRHPMINSPLTRFVDKMAVTNKEFSLF from the exons ATGGCGTTTTTCGGGATCACCCTTCTTGGCTACCAGGATCCGTTTCGAGCTGCACGGATTAAGGAGATCTACCGGAATGGCGACACCGGGG GAGAAGGCGAATCTGACCCAGCGAAGTTTCCTGCGCTTGTTTCCTCATCTCCCTATGTCAGCCATGGCCGGTATCGGGAGACCGTGACGCGACAACAGGCGCTGAGGA cTCCCAAGCAGACTCAGCAAATGCCCCTCACTACAAACCAGCATTATGGTTGGTGGCTACCACAGGATCCCAAAGTCAAAACCGAAAGTGTTCATCCCTGGATTCAAGCCCCCCGACACCCCATGATCAACAGTCCTCTGACCAG GTTTGTGGACAAGATGGCCGTCACAAACAAAGAGTTCAGCTTATTCTGA